GCGTGAAACAGCCTTGCGCCGTCAGAATGCCCAGCTTCAGAACGAAAGTGCGATCTTACTTGAAGCATTGGGCGGGCTTGTTGCTGATGCGGTACTTGAAAGTGGTCAGCGCACCGAAAACGTATCGCTTCAGATCAAGCAGGAAGTACGCAACGGGCAACTGTTCGGTGCCCTAGCTGGTCTTGCCACCGTGGTGTTGCTGATCCTGTTTTCGGTGTTCTTTATCCGCGGGCAGTTGTTACAACGTTTGATGCGTGTCTTGTCTTCGATGCAGATCATTGCTGATGGCAACTTTGCGCACCGGGTTCTGGTTGATGGCAAGGACGAGATCGGGCAACTTGCCGATGTGGTTCGTCTATTCCGCCACAAGTCCCAGGAACTTGAAGCTCACGCCGAGGTGCTTCAGGAGACCAACAGCGAACTGCGCCACGAAATTGCGCTGCGCCGTCAGGCAGAACAAGATTTGCGTGAAACCCAGGCCGAACTTTTGCAGGCAGCCAAACTCGCCGCATTGGGACAGTTATCAGCAAGCATCGCCCATGAGTTTAATCAGCCATTAGCAGCTCTTAGTTCCTATAATCACAATGCTGAACTGTATCTGGAGCGCGGCGAAATCGAAAAATGCCGTGAAAAACTCGAAGATATAGACAGGCTGGTGAAGCGTCTTTCAAAGACGTCAAACCATCTGAAAAGTTTTGCCCGCCGTCCGCAGGAGGCCGTCACGCGCCATAGCGCGGTCGAGGTTCTGGAAAATGCATTGTCGCTGTTTGAAGAGCGGATGACACGGAGCAATATCCAACTTGTTCGCGACTATCCAGACGGCCAGGTTTATGTTCTGACCGATCCGGCAAAGCTTGAGCAGGTTTTGATCAACCTGATCAGCAATGCGGTCGATGCGGTAGAACATCAGGCGAACCCAGGTCTGCGTATGGTCATCAGCGAAACTGACCGACAGGCGCTCATTTCGGTTATTGATAATGGTACCGGGTTTGCGCCGGACGTCAGTGATAAACTTTTTGAACCCTTCTTTACGACCAAGCCGCCGGGCAAAGGGCTGGGACTTGGATTGTCGATTTCATTCAATATCATTCGTGACCTTGGTGGTCGTTTGCAGGTCCTGTCTGGAACGGGTGATCAGGGTGGAACGACCGCAACTGTGGAGCTGTTTAAAACGTGACCGATAACAGTGTAAAACCACCTGTTCTGTTGATTGATGATGAAGCTGAAATTCGCCGTGCATGGGAAGAAACCCTGCATCTGAATGACTTTACGCCGCACTCATTCGAAGACGGGGCCGCGGCAATTGCGACCCTGGATGCCGGATGGCCCGGCGTGGTTCTGACCGATTTACGAATGCCCGAGATGGACGGGTTTGCCGTGCTGGATGCGGTTAAACGCATTGATCCGAAAATTCCGGTCATTATCGTTACCGGCCATGGTGATATTCCGATGGCAACCAAGGCTGTTAAAGCAGGTGCCTATGATTTCATCGAAAAACCGGCCGATCCGGATGCCCTGCTTTCGGTGATGGCACGTGCTGCCGAACTCCGTAGGCTGGTTCTGGAAAACCGGCGTCTGAGCAATAGCAGTTCGGACGGCTATAAAATTGAAAATCACATTATGGGTAATCATCCAAAAATTGAACGGCTGCGAGCGCAAATTGCCGTTGTTGCCGGAGCGGATGTCAATACGGTGATCTATGGGGAAACCGGTACCGGTAAGGAACTGGTTGCCCGTGCACTGCATGAATTGGGACCGCGTAAGGACGGGCCTTTCATTGCGATTAACTGTGGTGCCTTGCACGAAACCTTGATTGCCAGCGAATTGTTTGGTCATGAAACCGGGGCCTTTACCGGTGCAGATCGCCGACGTATTGGTAAACTTGAACAGGCAAGCGGGGGGACGCTTTTCCTTGATGAGATTGAAAGCATGCCTCTTGGCCAGCAAACCCAGCTTTTGCGAGCCTTGCAAGGGCAGGTGATAGAAAGGCTGGGCGGGAAATCCCAGATCAAAATTGATGTGCGTGTGGTGGCAGCCGCCAAGGAAGATCTTGAGCGTGCATCTGAAGAAACCAGATTTCGCGCCGACCTTTATTATCGGCTGGCGGTCGCGTCATTGACAATTCCGTCTTTGCGTGAACGTGGTGACGATATCGCACTTTTGTTCGTGCACTACGTTACAAAGGCCTGTAGCAAGCACGGTTTGACGGTCCCGGAAATCACCGAAATCAATCTTGATGATTTGCGCGGAAAGTCATGGCCGGGGAATGTGCGTGAACTGGTAAATGCCGCCGAACGCTATGCCTTGCAGCTTGAAAGTGCTGGGATGGCAACCGATCCGCTTGATGCCAGGATAATGTCGTTGCCCGATCAGATTGAGGCGTTTGAAAAAAAGGTGATTGTATCTGCCTTGCGACGTTGTGGTGGGCGTGTCCAGGAAACAGCAGACTATCTGTCTATCCCGCGCAAGAAGCTGTATCTGCGGATGCAGTACTACAAGATCGATAAGCGCGCATTTGCAAGCAGCGAGTGATGGGTCGTTCGTGACACCAGATTTTTTACTGATGTGTCAGAATTGACCCATTCTCTGCTTTCATAGGTGAGTCGATTTTTGATTTATTCATTATTTTTCAATTAGTTACTCATTTTAGGGTGAGAGGGTGCCTTCTGGCACAGACGTTGCTCTTGTTTGGTTGCCGACCGTTGTCGGTCAATGAACAACCAAATAGGGAGGAACCAGTGTCCAAAATGGTTCACAAGACTTTGCGCCACCTGGGGACAGGTGTTGCGATTGCTGCAATGCTTGCGACAGCGACAGCACATGCCGCAGATGACAAGCTTGTTATTGTTACATCATTTCCATCTGATCTGACGGACGTCTTCAAAAACGCCTTCATGAAGGAAAATCCTTCAATTTCCGTCGAGGTCGTCAATAAAAGCACCTCTTCAGGTGTGAAGTACCTGATTGAAACCGCGCAGAATAACCAGTCGGATATCTTCTGGGCGTCGGCACCTGATGCGTTCGAAGTGCTCAAGGAAAACAGTCTTCTGGCAAAATATGAATCGTCTGTCAGTGGTGTTGCGACAGAACTGAACGGCTATCCCATCAACGATCCGGACGGATATTATTCCGGCTTTGCTCTTTCGGGTTATGGATTCATGTGGAACGAACGTTACATGGATGCCTACAAACTTCCGGAACCAAGTGAATGGGAAGATCTGGCAAAGCCGGTCTATAACGGCCATGTTGGTATTTCCGCGCCGTCGCGTTCGGGGACGACGCACCTGACGATTGAAACCATTCTTCAGGGTGAAGGCTGGGAAAAAGGATGGCAGACCATCCGGGACATTTCCGGGAATGCCAAAACCATCACCGAGCGCAGCTTTGGTGTGCCGGACGGGGTGAATAGCGGTTCGTTCGGTATCGGTATTGTCATCGATTTCTTCGGCTTCTCGTCGATGGCATCAGGTTTCCCGGTTGATTTCCGCTATCCTAGCGTCACGGCCCTTGTTCCGGCCAATATCGGTGTGATCAACAATGCACCGAATAGCGAGCCGGCCAAGAAGTTCATCGACTTCCTGATGTCAGAAACCGGCCAAGGCCTGTTGTTCGACCCGAAAATCATGCGTCTGCCGGTGAATAAGAGTGTTTATGCCAATGCACCTAAAGGTTTGCCAAACCCGTTTGATGGGTCGATCAAGTCCGAAGTCAACTTTGACACCGCGGTTTCGCAAGGGCGCTACAATGTCGTGAACTCGCTGTTCGACGTCATGGTTACCTATCGTTTGGAAGACCTGCGCGCAGCAACCGTAGCTATTCAGGAAGCCGAAGCCGCATTGGCTGAAAACGGTTCTGCCAATGCCGAAGCAACCAAGCTGATCGCTGATGCCAAGGCACTTCTCCATACGCTTCCGATTGATGAAGCCAAGGCAAATGATCCTGAATTTGCTGCGATCTTCAAAACCAAACGTAAGAAACAGACTGACAAGGTCGAAGGACGTCAGGCTGAAATCGAACAGGAATGGGATAACCAGATCGTTCAGAACTACCAGAAAGCAGCTGAACTCGCGAATACGGCCCGCTTCATGTTCTAAACCGCACTGACCTCCCTGGTATCATGTAGATCCACCACGCAGCCGCTGGGGGTATGCACGGGGACTGCATGATGCTCACCCTCCCTGCCAGAGAATTTCATCACAATGACCTCTCTGGCAGGGGACAAATTTTCCGACATTGGAGAATACTTATGTCCTCCGCCGCTATTGCGCGACCGGTGCGTTTTTCTTCGCTTGGTCCTTACATGGTCGCTGGGATTGTGGTCCTGTTCCTCGGGGCATTCCTTCTGGTTCCGGTCCTGAAAGTTATTCAGGTGGCATTCCAGGACCCATCCAGTGGTTCGTTGACGCTGGTGAACTTCCAAGACTTCTTTAACAGTTCGCTTTTCCGCCAGTCCTTCTTCAACTCTGTCTATGTGTCGGGCATGTCTGTCGTGTTTGCGTCGGCATTTGCGCTTCCACTGGCCTATTTCACGACCCGTTTTAATTTCTCGGGTTCGGTCATTATTCAGACACTTGCTTTTGTGCCTCTGATCATGCCGCCGTTTATAGGTGCGGTCGCCATGCAGTTGCTGTTTGGATCGAACGGCAGCGTAAACCTTTTGTTGCGTGACTGGTTCGGGGTCGACATTCCCTTCATGGAAGGTTTGAATGGCGTCATCTTTGTTCAGTCCATTCACTATTTCCCGTTCATCCTGATCAATCTCAGTGCAAGTCTTCAGAACATTGATCGCTCAATGGAAGAAGCTGGCCAGATGCTGGGTTCAAGCGGTTTTCGTCTATTTCGTCGCATCGTCTTTCCGCTTGCAATGCCTGGTTATATAGCCGGTGCGTCGCTTGTTTTCGTCAAGGTTTTTGACGACCTGGGAACGCCGCTTTTACTGAACGTGAATACCATGCTGGCACCTCAGGCATATTTGCGCATCTCCTCAATCGGTATCTCTGATCCGATGGGATATGTGATTTCCTGTATCCTGATCGTCTTCTCGGTCTTTGCCATGTGGGTGGCGTTCCTTGGCATGCGCGGTAAAGATTATTCCACCACGCAAAAAGGTGGAGGCGGCCTTTCCAAGCGTGATCTGCGTTCGCATGAAGCCATCCTTTGCTACGTTGTGATCTTCTCTATTCTTGGTATCGTGCTGGCACCGCATCTGGGCTTGCTTTTGCTGTCATTTGGTTCTGTCTGGTCCTTTAGTGTTCTGCCCGACAGTTTTACCACTGGCCATTATGGGACCGCATTTACGTCTGCCTGGACCTTTATCAAGAACACGCTGATTTATGCGGGACTTGCCGGTGTCATTGACATCGTTCTTGGAACTGCAATCGCCTATGTGGTGATGCGTACCAATGTTATTGGTCGTAAATGGCTTGATTACCTTGCGGTTTCTGCACTTGCCGTTCCGGGCGTAGTGCTTGGTATCGGTTATCTGCGTGTGTTTTATGGTGTGAACATGCCATTTACCGATCAGCCGATGGCTACTTGGTGGGGGATTATTGTTATTGCCCTTGCTGTGCGTCGTTTACCCTATGCATTGCGGTCTTGTACCGCTGCCTTGCAGCAGGTTTCCCCTTCATTGGAGGAGGCGTCGGAAAACCTTGGTGCGTCCAAGTTCCGGACTGTCCGACGAATTGTTGTGCCGCTGATGGCAAGTGGTCTTGTGGCGGGTTTTGTCACCAGCTTCTCGACCGCCGCGGTCGAGCTTTCCGCAACCATCATGCTTGTTTCCACAGAAAATGACGCACCGCTTGCTTACGGACTTTACTTGTTCATGCAGTCGGCGGCGGGCCGTGGTCCGGGTGCTGCACTAGGCGTCATGGCGGTCATTATCGTGGGGCTGGCGACATACCTGTCCCATCGTATGGTTGACCGTGCACGCCAGCAACGCAGCAGCATGGAGCAGGCTGCAGGAGATGCAGCATGATCGCAACAAGCAATCCTTCCAATAATCCTCGCGCGGAGGCCGACACCATGACCACGATGCAAACACTTCCGGTTCAGATCGACATCAAAAATCTTTCCCTGTCATTCGGCAATACCGAAGTTCTCAAAGGGGTCAATCTCGCCATCCGGCCTGGAGAATTTTTTGCCTTTCTCGGCCCGTCGGGCTCTGGTAAGTCAACGCTTTTGCGCGCAATCGCTGGGTTTGGTCCAACCCCAAAAGGTCAGATCAAACTTGATGGACAAGATATTGTTGGTTCGGTCCCATGGCAGCGGAATGTGGGGATGGTGTTCCAGAGCTATGCGCTTTGGCCGCATATGACGGTTGCCAAAAACGTTGCCTTTGGCCTTGAAGAACGCAAGGTCCCAGTTTCGGAAATCGGTCCGAAAGTGCGTGCTGCGCTGGAACTGGTTGGTATGGGTGATTACGCGGAACGTTTCCCGTCTCAGCTCTCGGGGGGACAGCAGCAACGTGTTGCGCTCGCACGTACCATTGTTGTTGAGCCGCGCGTTCTGCTTCTTGACGAACCACTTTCAAATCTTGATGCGAACCTGCGTGTCCAAATGCGTCAGGACTTGCTCAAACTACAACGTCGTCTTGGCATTACCACCATCTTCGTGACCCACGATCAGGAAGAAGCCAATACCATCTGTGATCGCATCGCGGTCATGGCGGATGGTGTTGTACAGCAGATCGGTCGCCCGGATGAAGTTTATGACAATCCGGCCAACAGCTTTGTTGCCAAGTTTCTTGGAACGGCCAATATCCTCGAAGGTGAGGTGGTCATTGCTGAGTCGGGCAGAAGTTTTGACTGTGGTGCGAACTTTCACATCCCGGTCGGTGCAGAAGAAACCTTGGGTAAAGCTCGTCTGGTGGTGCGTCCCGAAAGTATCGAGTTCAGCGCCGGTGGTGCAGAAGGTGTGCTCTCGGGTTCGGTTGTATCGGCCGAATTCCTCGGAGGTATGGTGCGTTATGCCATCGATGTTAACGGACAGGAATTGCTGGTTGACGAACGCCATACCCGTGGAAAGAAGCGAATGGAAAAAGGTGAAAAGGTCGCACTGAAACTAGATCCCGCACAGGCGGTTCTGATCCGCGATTGATTTGAAGAAACCGGGGCACCGAACATACTGCAATGTTTGGTGCCCTTTTGCGACCTGTATCGAGAAAATTAGAAAATGTCTGAAAGAAAACTCCCAACCATTCTACTGATCCGACATGGCGAAACCCAATGGAATGTCGAGGGACGGCTGCAAGGTGGACAGG
The Thalassospira xiamenensis M-5 = DSM 17429 DNA segment above includes these coding regions:
- a CDS encoding extracellular solute-binding protein — protein: MVHKTLRHLGTGVAIAAMLATATAHAADDKLVIVTSFPSDLTDVFKNAFMKENPSISVEVVNKSTSSGVKYLIETAQNNQSDIFWASAPDAFEVLKENSLLAKYESSVSGVATELNGYPINDPDGYYSGFALSGYGFMWNERYMDAYKLPEPSEWEDLAKPVYNGHVGISAPSRSGTTHLTIETILQGEGWEKGWQTIRDISGNAKTITERSFGVPDGVNSGSFGIGIVIDFFGFSSMASGFPVDFRYPSVTALVPANIGVINNAPNSEPAKKFIDFLMSETGQGLLFDPKIMRLPVNKSVYANAPKGLPNPFDGSIKSEVNFDTAVSQGRYNVVNSLFDVMVTYRLEDLRAATVAIQEAEAALAENGSANAEATKLIADAKALLHTLPIDEAKANDPEFAAIFKTKRKKQTDKVEGRQAEIEQEWDNQIVQNYQKAAELANTARFMF
- a CDS encoding sigma-54-dependent transcriptional regulator, with the protein product MTDNSVKPPVLLIDDEAEIRRAWEETLHLNDFTPHSFEDGAAAIATLDAGWPGVVLTDLRMPEMDGFAVLDAVKRIDPKIPVIIVTGHGDIPMATKAVKAGAYDFIEKPADPDALLSVMARAAELRRLVLENRRLSNSSSDGYKIENHIMGNHPKIERLRAQIAVVAGADVNTVIYGETGTGKELVARALHELGPRKDGPFIAINCGALHETLIASELFGHETGAFTGADRRRIGKLEQASGGTLFLDEIESMPLGQQTQLLRALQGQVIERLGGKSQIKIDVRVVAAAKEDLERASEETRFRADLYYRLAVASLTIPSLRERGDDIALLFVHYVTKACSKHGLTVPEITEINLDDLRGKSWPGNVRELVNAAERYALQLESAGMATDPLDARIMSLPDQIEAFEKKVIVSALRRCGGRVQETADYLSIPRKKLYLRMQYYKIDKRAFASSE
- a CDS encoding ABC transporter ATP-binding protein; translation: MTTMQTLPVQIDIKNLSLSFGNTEVLKGVNLAIRPGEFFAFLGPSGSGKSTLLRAIAGFGPTPKGQIKLDGQDIVGSVPWQRNVGMVFQSYALWPHMTVAKNVAFGLEERKVPVSEIGPKVRAALELVGMGDYAERFPSQLSGGQQQRVALARTIVVEPRVLLLDEPLSNLDANLRVQMRQDLLKLQRRLGITTIFVTHDQEEANTICDRIAVMADGVVQQIGRPDEVYDNPANSFVAKFLGTANILEGEVVIAESGRSFDCGANFHIPVGAEETLGKARLVVRPESIEFSAGGAEGVLSGSVVSAEFLGGMVRYAIDVNGQELLVDERHTRGKKRMEKGEKVALKLDPAQAVLIRD
- a CDS encoding ABC transporter permease; translation: MSSAAIARPVRFSSLGPYMVAGIVVLFLGAFLLVPVLKVIQVAFQDPSSGSLTLVNFQDFFNSSLFRQSFFNSVYVSGMSVVFASAFALPLAYFTTRFNFSGSVIIQTLAFVPLIMPPFIGAVAMQLLFGSNGSVNLLLRDWFGVDIPFMEGLNGVIFVQSIHYFPFILINLSASLQNIDRSMEEAGQMLGSSGFRLFRRIVFPLAMPGYIAGASLVFVKVFDDLGTPLLLNVNTMLAPQAYLRISSIGISDPMGYVISCILIVFSVFAMWVAFLGMRGKDYSTTQKGGGGLSKRDLRSHEAILCYVVIFSILGIVLAPHLGLLLLSFGSVWSFSVLPDSFTTGHYGTAFTSAWTFIKNTLIYAGLAGVIDIVLGTAIAYVVMRTNVIGRKWLDYLAVSALAVPGVVLGIGYLRVFYGVNMPFTDQPMATWWGIIVIALAVRRLPYALRSCTAALQQVSPSLEEASENLGASKFRTVRRIVVPLMASGLVAGFVTSFSTAAVELSATIMLVSTENDAPLAYGLYLFMQSAAGRGPGAALGVMAVIIVGLATYLSHRMVDRARQQRSSMEQAAGDAA
- a CDS encoding ATP-binding protein — translated: MKWRLHSLKSKLTLSIFVIASVSVMATVISNLTLGGVSQTVADLASENLSITATSARFAEIGQEIRVATPRLGSASTQYGRQEALNSLEGHFRDLKQLSDELAIYAPELTEKLAGLLDALMSNVEKLDANVAGKFTMRDDLGRQVARINRLHSDFLLEVDPLLIDANFNVTSEIDRSFSAPGQEIRADAVINEVRFTEALGRLHAACNLIVGLMLRAVGEDDFGAIEQLRLRLLESISEANENLPALQQNSSSITLLQIWREIASYGDSPRDLLELKLRETALRRQNAQLQNESAILLEALGGLVADAVLESGQRTENVSLQIKQEVRNGQLFGALAGLATVVLLILFSVFFIRGQLLQRLMRVLSSMQIIADGNFAHRVLVDGKDEIGQLADVVRLFRHKSQELEAHAEVLQETNSELRHEIALRRQAEQDLRETQAELLQAAKLAALGQLSASIAHEFNQPLAALSSYNHNAELYLERGEIEKCREKLEDIDRLVKRLSKTSNHLKSFARRPQEAVTRHSAVEVLENALSLFEERMTRSNIQLVRDYPDGQVYVLTDPAKLEQVLINLISNAVDAVEHQANPGLRMVISETDRQALISVIDNGTGFAPDVSDKLFEPFFTTKPPGKGLGLGLSISFNIIRDLGGRLQVLSGTGDQGGTTATVELFKT